The genomic segment CTGCATGTCAGCCTCCGGTGTAACGAGTGCCTCGTCCACGTCAAACTGCTCCACAATAATCGCCTTCAGCTTATCGAATGTCATAGTATTTCCTCCAAAAATATATTTCACGCCACAGGGCGCATTGAACCCACGCTCCGGTCATTCCCGGAAGGCGCCGATTTTTCTAAACTTAGTATAGCGTTCTTCCAGCAAAACGTCAATATCTTTTCGCAAATTTTCTTGAATTTTTATGGACAAAAATTCGTGCAGCGCCGACGATATTTTGTCTATATCGTTGTGCGCCCCTCCGGCAGGCTCCGGAATGATCCCGTCCGCCACCCCCAGGGTCAGCATATCCTCCGCTGTCATGTGCAGCAGCTCACAGGCTTCCTTCTCCCGGCTGCCGTCCTTCCAGAGGATGCTGGCAAAGCCACGGGGGGAGATCACGGAATACAGGGCGTTTTCCAGCATACCAAGGGCATCGCACACCCCAAGCGCCAGGGCGCCACCGCTGCCCCCTTCTCCCAGCACCACGGAAACCACCGGGGTGCGAAGCTGCATAAATTCCGCCAGATTCCGGGCAATCGCCTCGCCCTGTCCCCGGTTTTCCGCATCGATGCCGCAGAAGGCGCCGGGTGTGTCGATCAGGCAGATCACCGGCCGGCGGAATTTCTCCGCCTGCTTGGCAAGCCGCAGCGCCTTCCGGTAGCCCTCCGGGTGGGGCATGGCGAAATTGGCTGCCTTGTTTTCCGCAAGGTTC from the Ruminococcus champanellensis 18P13 = JCM 17042 genome contains:
- a CDS encoding acetyl-CoA carboxylase carboxyltransferase subunit alpha, which encodes MNERTAWERLQLIRNPARPTVRDYIPRIFTEFFELHGDRLFGDDGALLGGIGRLDGTPVTVLAQVKGRNLAENKAANFAMPHPEGYRKALRLAKQAEKFRRPVICLIDTPGAFCGIDAENRGQGEAIARNLAEFMQLRTPVVSVVLGEGGSGGALALGVCDALGMLENALYSVISPRGFASILWKDGSREKEACELLHMTAEDMLTLGVADGIIPEPAGGAHNDIDKISSALHEFLSIKIQENLRKDIDVLLEERYTKFRKIGAFRE